A stretch of the Lolium perenne isolate Kyuss_39 chromosome 3, Kyuss_2.0, whole genome shotgun sequence genome encodes the following:
- the LOC127342356 gene encoding uncharacterized protein: protein MVEVTSALISVLFAAFSVPCLLLVVVVAEAVVRLAALAVRGDGYMWPSRSAFLGYRIARAGHLSYSSSSSSSAVSGGGGGFFQQDEPLPPEFLDLLAVAVYRKGTDAAVDCVFCLSRIDEGEEVRELRCRHVFHRECLDAWLLRPRATCPLCRDRLLPSEPPRACARAFDDDEIYVEDEDHEDLSSSSSSSYAAGASYPHGAALWHM from the coding sequence ATGGTGGAGGTAACCAGTGCGCTCATCTCCGTCCTCTTCGCCGCCTTCTCGGTCCCCTGCCTCctactcgtcgtcgtcgtggcCGAGGCCGTCGTCCGTCTCGCCGCACTCGCGGTCCGCGGAGACGGGTACATGTGGCCCTCGCGGTCCGCGTTCCTCGGCTACCGCATCGCGCGCGCCGGCCACCTTTCCTATTCGTCGTCTTCATCCTCCTCCGCCgtgtccggcggcggcggcggcttcttCCAGCAGGACGAGCCTCTGCCGCCCGAGTTCCTGGACCTCCTCGCCGTCGCGGTGTACCGCAAAGGGACGGACGCGGCCGTGGACTGCGTGTTCTGCCTGTCGCGGATCGACGAGGGCGAGGAGGTGCGCGAGCTCCGGTGCCGCCACGTCTTCCACCGCGAGTGCCTCGACGCCTGGCTCCTCCGCCCGCGCGCCACCTGCCCGCTCTGCCGCGACCGCCTCCTCCCCTCCGAGCCTCCCCGCGCCTGCGCCCGCGCATTCGACGACGACGAAATCTACGTCGAAGACGAAGACCACGAGGAcctctcctcctcgtcgtcgtcgtcgtacgCCGCCGGCGCCTCCTACCCCCACGGCGCCGCGCTGTGGCACATGTAA